A region of Lycium barbarum isolate Lr01 chromosome 1, ASM1917538v2, whole genome shotgun sequence DNA encodes the following proteins:
- the LOC132613070 gene encoding uncharacterized protein LOC132613070, with amino-acid sequence MVANALSRKAASRGSLTLFLVGERPLALDVYSLANGFVRRYRSPIGWFNAFKVRPWGTDWLRDSMDKVKLIQERLLTAQGRQKSYADPEVRDLEFMVRELVLLKMYHSDGSHVIIWDLVLLDQNLTFEEESIAILDRQDLKLRLKEIASVKVQWRHLPIEDESRETDSDMRSRYLQLFEDTVLIAEKRTP; translated from the exons ATGGTGGCGAATGCCTTGAGTAGGAAAGCGGCGAGCAGGGGTAGTTTGACATTGTTTCTTGTGGGAGAGCGTCCTTTGGCTTTGGATGTTTATTCTTTGGCTAATGGCTTTGTGAG gagatacCGTTCCCCGATTGGTTGGTTTAATGCTTTCAAGGTTAGGCCTTGGGGTACTGATTGGTTGAGGGATTCAATGGATAAGGTAAAGTTGATCCAAGAGAGACTTCTCACAGCCCAGGGTAGACAGAAGAGTTATGCTGACCCGGAGGTTCGTGATTTAGAGTTCATGGTCAGGGAGCTAGTTTTGTTGAAG atgTACCATTCCGATGGTTCTCATGTGATTATATGGGATTTAGTGTTACTTGATCAGAATCTGACTTTTGAGGAGGAGTCGATAGCTATTTTGGACAGACAGGATCTTAAGTTGAGGTTGAAGGAAATAGCTTCAGTGAAAGTGCAATGGAGGCATCTTCCTATTGAGGATGAGAGTCGGGAGACAGATTCTGATATGCGATCCAGATATCTCCAGCTTTTTGAGGATACAG TACTTATTGCTGAGAAAAGAACTCCTTAA
- the LOC132613075 gene encoding protein PELPK1-like has protein sequence MPLPEIPKPEFLKVLNLKKPKIPSVPKPKPPYWPKFEVPTAAPKPEAPTVEPKPEIPSVLEPELPSWPKPELPAVAKLEIPSVLKPELPSWPKPELPAVPKPEVPASPKPDIPSAPKPELPSWPKPQLPAMPNPEIPSVAKPGFPSWPKPELPFTPKPEVPAAPKLEIPSWQ, from the coding sequence ATGCCTCTCCCTGAAATTCCTAAACCAGAATTCCTGAAAGTCCTAAACTTGAAAAAGCCTAAAATTCCAAGTGTTCCAAAGCCCAAGCCTCCATATTGGCCAAAGTTTGAGGTCCCAACTGCAGCCCCTAAGCCTGAGGCTCCAACTGTTGAGCCAAAGCCTGAGATCCCAAGTGTGCTAGAGCCCGAGCTACCAAGTTGGCCAAAGCCAGAGCTCCCAGCTGTGGCAAAGCTTGAAATCCCAAGTGTACTAAAGCCCGAGCTTCCATCTTGGCCAAAGCCCGAGCTACCTGCTGTCCCAAAGCCTGAGGTCCCAGCTTCGCCGAAGCCTGACATCCCAAGTGCCCCAAAGCCCGAGCTTCCAAGTTGGCCAAAGCCTCAGCTTCCAGCTATGCCAAATCCTGAAATCCCAAGTGTGGCGAAGCCCGGGTTTCCATCTTGGCCAAAGCCTGAGCTACCTTTTACCCCAAAGCCTGAGGTCCCGGCTGCGCCGAAGCTTGAGATCCCAAGTTGGCAATAG